TCTTCCGGGCGCCGGGCAGGGTGGAGGAGTTGATGATCGGCGGGGCCGACGGCGGCTCCGACTCCATCGGCTGGCGAGGAGGTGGTGTCTTCTTCCCCGTGGCGATCGGCGGAGTCACCAGCTGCGCGCTGGCCCTGGCGGGTGCATCGGGGGGCGGCCCCACGACGGTGGGCTCGACGGGGAGGGGACTGGCGCCGGTCTTCTCCGGCGGTGCTCCCGGGAGGGTATTGATGGGGTTCTCGTCCGTGCGCGGCTCCTCGAAGCCGGTGCGGGCGAGCGCCGTACGCGTGGAGGTGCGCGTTCGGGGCGTGGAGGGAGGCTCGGGATACGGCACCAGGATGGTGCGCTCCGCGGGCTGCGCCGGCGCGGCCTCCTTCCCCGCCCGGGTATCGGGGGGGAGGGTGGTGGCCAGGGCGGCCTGGAGGGCATCGGCTCCAGGCTGGGTATGCATCGGAGCCCCGGGGAGGGTCTGGGCGGCGATGGCCCCGACATCCTGCACCTCGGTCCGTTCGACGGGCCGCACCGCGGGGATGCCCCGGGTCTCCGAGGGACGCACGGCCTTGCGCTCACTGGTCCGCGTTCGCGGTGCCTCCGCCTGGGGTTGGGCGGGGAGCTGGAGCTTGCGCTCGCTGGTCCGCGTTCGTGGTGCCTCCGCCTGGGGTTGAGCGGGGAGCTGGAGCTTGCGCTCGGATGTCCGTGTGCGTGCGGCCCCGTCCCGGGAGGGGGCGGCCGGGGTGGGGACGATGAGGGTCCTGTCTTTCGCCTCCGCCTGCGGCGGCTTCTCCTCATCATCCGACATGCGGCCTTGCAGCCTAGCACAACCCTTCCGGTATGGCCCCAGGGACCTGATATGCAATCCAGGGCCCCCCTCAGTGGTACCTGGAATGGCACGGCAGTGGACGCCTTGTCGCTCGAATGGTTGCAGCCCCCACTTTTAAATGGCAGTCGAGCATTGAGGCGTCGCGGGTTCAGAGTACCGAGACATCGGGTGGGCCTTCGCTCACCTGTCCGACGTAGCCCAGGGTGACGAACTCGAGCAGGTTGCCGAAGGGGTCCGCGAAGTAGACGGAGGCGTGACCCGGTGGGCCGAGCCGGCGTGGGCCGTCGAGCTTCACGTTCGCGGCTCGCAGTCGGGCGATGCAGGTGTCGAGATCTCCTGGGCGGACCTGCATCGCGAGGTGCGGGTGCGGGGCCGGCACCGGGCGGCTGCGCCCCTTCTGGAGGAAGAGGTGCAGCTCCACCGCTTCGCCGAACTGCACGGCGAGGTGCAGCGGGCTGTTGTCGGCGTCGGCCTCGCGGGCGCGGTCGGGCCTGGAGCGCAGGAAGGTCTCCCGGTCGAACTTCCGCACGCGCTTCGCGCCGAGCAATTCGACGTAGAAACGCTCGGCGAGCTCGAGATCGTGAACGGGCAGGGTGATGTGGGCGAAACCTTCGACGGCTGGCGCGGGAGGGGTCATGCGCCAAAGGTGCCGTTGAGCGGTCGTGATTCACAGTGATATCTGGTGATTCCAGATATGTCCGGGATGAATCTGGCGGCGATCGACCTGAACCTCCTGAACGTGGTGGCCACGGTGCTCGAGGAGCGGAGCGCGACCAAGGCGGCGGCGAGGCTGCACGTCACGCAGTCGGCGGTGAGCAATGCCATGAGGCGGGCCCGGGACCTCTTCGGGGATCCCCTCGTGACGCGCGAGGCGTACGGGCTGGCGCCGACACCCCGCGGCGCGGAGCTGTTGCCGGCCCTGCGTGCCTGGCTCGAGGAAGCACGGCGGCTGGTCGCGAAGGCGCCCGTGTTCGACCCGGGCACTTCCACTCGGACCTTCACGGTGGCGTGCACGGACGCGGTGGCCATCGCGCTGCTGCAGCCGATGTTGCGGCTTCTCACGAAGCGGGCCCCGTCGGCGCGGCTGAGATTGGTGACGCTCGATCGGATGATTGCCCACGACGGGTTGGCCCGGGGCGAGGTCGATCTGTTGATAGGCATTCCACCCGTGATGCCGCCCGGTCACGAGGCCGAGCGGATCTACCAGGATCCACTCGCATGCATCGTGCGCCGCGATCACCCGCGGGTGCGCTCGAAGCTCACCCTGCCACTCTTTGCCTCGCTACCCCATGTCGATCTCGCGCTCTTCGGCGCCGTCGACGACACGATCGATCGGGCGCTCGCGCGGCACGGCAAGGCGCGGACCGTGACGGTTGCCTTGCCTCACTTCTCGAGCGTGCCCCTGGCGGTGCTGGAGACCGACGGCATCGCGACGCTCTCCAGCCGTCTGGCCCGAGCGTTCGCGGCGCGGCTGCCCTTGAAGGTGCTGGAGCCGCCCCTGGCGCTCGAGCCCGTCGAGGTTCGTCAGGTGTGGCACCGTCGGAGCGAGACCGACGCGGCGGTCGGCTTTCTGCGTGCCCTGGTGCGTGAGGCGGCGCGCTGAAGCCAGGCAGGCCTCGGGACGCCCGCCATGGCGCTCACAGCACTCAGCGGTCTCCGGCCTCTTCGTTTACCGGCAGATCGAGGGTGAAGGTGGCCCCCTGACCGAGGCCGGGGCTGTCACAGGTGAGCCGCCCCCGCAGCTCCATGGCGGCCAGGGCGCTGATGTGCAGGCCGAAGCCATGGCCCGTCTTCTTCGTGGTGAAGCCCTGGGTGAACAGGCGCGGCAGGCTCTCCGGTGCGATGCCCACGCCATTGTCCGTCACCTGGATGAGCACCCGCTTGCCCTCGGGAGCCGGCCGGATGCCGATGAGCAGGCGCTTGTCCTGGCGCGGGCTCTCCATCAACGCGTCGCGCGCGTTGCTCAGCAGGTTGACGAGGATCTGCAGCAGCTTGTGCCGGTCCACGGAGAGGGACGGCACCGGGGCATAGTCGCGCTCGATGCGGATGCCTCGCGCCTCATAGGCGCCGGCGTGCAGGCGCAGCGCCTCGTCGATGAGGAGGGGCAGCTCCACCTCCTCCTGGACGCCCGCCGAGCTCGCGTGCCGCTGCTGCATGCTGACGATGGACTTGATGTGATCCACCCCCTCGCTCAGGCTGTGCATCTCCTGAAGCAGGGCGTCGCGCTCGTACTGAAGCTGCTCGGACAAGGCCATGAGGTAGTCCGGGAGCTGTTGGCCGCGCGGATCATGGGTGAGGAACGAGGGGAAGTCACCGGTGTGCTCGCGCAGGAGCTGAACCGCCCTGGCCAGGTTGGAGACGCGCGACAGGCGCAGCCGGTCCATGACGAGGCCGGCGGAGACGTTGACGCTGTTGAGCGTGTTGCCCACGTTGTGGAGCACGCCGGTGGCCACCTCCGCCATGCCCGCCTGCCGGGACACATCCAGCAGGGCCCGGTGCATCTCTCCCAGTCGAGCCTCGGCCTCCCTGCGGGCGGTGATGTCCCGCGAGAAGAGCGTCATCCCCACCGTCTGGCCATTCGCGTCCAGCAGGGGGCTGAGGCGGATGTCCATGGAGAGGCGTGTGCCCTGCAGATCGAACTCGTCCTCGAAGCGCACGCGCATGCCCTCGAAGACCCTGGCCACGTGAGGCGCCCAGCGCCTGGTGCGCTCCGGACTCTCCTCCGGCAGCTGCTCGCCCACCTGGGGCGCCCTGCCGAAGCGCAGGAGGTGGAACTGGAGCGCCGCGGCGTTGGCGGCAATCAGCCGTCCCTCCCTGTCGATGGCGAGCACCAGATCATCCGTGCTCTCCAGGAGGCTGCTGAGCTTGTTCTCGCTCTGGCGCAGAGCCCGCAGCGTCTGCTCGCGCGAGCTCTGGGCGGCATCCGTCGCCGCGTTGTGCAGCGCGCCCACGCCCCAGGTTCCCAACATGGAGATGCCGGAGAACAGGTGCATGAGCCAGAACAGGGACGGAGAGATGGGCGGCAGGGTCAGTTCGGCCAGGGTGAAGTAGAGCGGGAACACCAGGGCGAGGGCCACCACCATGAACAGGGTGATGAAGAGCCCCACGCGAGCGCCCGCCAGGTACACGGCGAAGACGGGGAGCAGCGCGCAGATGGTGTGCGTGCTGATGAGGGGCACACGGCCCTCCGCGCAGGCCCCGAGGATGGCGAACATCATGCTCGTCAGCAGCATGGCCGCGGGCGGCTGCGGGGTGGCGGAGCGGCGCGCGACGATCAGGACGCCCACATAGAGCAGGGCGGCGGCCGCGCTGGGGTAGGGAGACAGGCCCGACCACATGGCGCCCGCCGTGTAGATCGCGTTGAACAGGACCAGGAAGCAGGCGGCGCCCACCAGGAGCCGGTAGCGGACGAGATCCGTGGGCACCCCCTTGCGAAGGGGCTCGGAGAGCAGGGAGTCCAGTCGCTCCAGGAGCCAGTTACGAGAGGGAGGAGGAGGTGCTGCCGACGCGGAGGAGAGGGTGGCCATGGTGGGCACGCACACGGGTAACGAGCCACCCGCCGCGTGTCCGGGGATTGTGCTCAGGGATTCCGGCTGCTTCCAACGCTCCCGTCGTGTCCTCCGTCTCCGGGTGAAAAGGACTCGCCGCCAGACGCCTGGGACCGCGGGTATCATGGCGCGCATGCTCATGAATTCCGTGGTGATGGTGGTGCTGCTCGCGAATCCCGCTCAGCCGGCGCCGGCTCGATCGGCCGCCGCGGCCCAGCCGCTCACGTGGAAGGTGACCGGCTCGGACGTCGCGTTCGAGATGTCCGCGACGGATCTGCGCGCCCTGCGCGGCGGCAAGGAGGTGTTCGGCCTGAAGTCGCGCGAGAAGAACTTCTTCTCCGACTTCGAGGTCGACGAGGGGGCCGACACGACCGGCTGGGAGGCCTCCCAGTCCATGCAGGTGCTGTCGGTGGTGGGCCCGTGGGTGAGCTACGAGCTGACGGCAGGGGGCTTCACCGGCGGCGCGCACCCGTACGCGAGCGCGTCCTACGTCACCGAGGACGTGACGAAGGACAAGGGCGCCTTCTCGCTGCTCGACGTGTTCCCCGAGAAGGAGGTGCTCAAGGCGCTCAAGGCGGACGGCTTCGTGCGCAAGCACATCCGCGACGAGCAGGAGTTCGAGAACGCCAGGACGGTGGAGGAGTTGATCGGGTCCCTGGATGCCGGCGAGGACTGCGTGGGTTTCGAGTACGGCGGGCTCGAGGCCGTGAAGCGCTCGGTCGCGTTCCACCACGTCGAGGGCAACAAGGTCGCCGTGCGCATTGCGTTCGGCCACGCCGCCGAGGTGTGCCGCGGGAGCAAGTTCGTGGTGGGCGTGCTGTTGCCCATCCCCGCGGCGCGGCGGCCGGCGTTCGAGCGCGCGGCCCGGCGCGCGGAGGGCTTCCTGATGAAGGACGCCAAGGCCGTGAAGGCCCCTACCGTGCGCTTCTCGTGGGAGCCTCCCGAGCGCAAGCAGAAGTGAGGGCCCTGGCACGGGGATGTTGCGCCGCGTCGTCCTACCTGCGTCCCAGTGGTGTCAGTCCCGTGGGGAAGATCTTCCTGGATGAGCGTTCATTCCGAGGGGTGAGCCGAACTCGCGCGGTCCTATAGTCCGCCCGGCTCGTTCACCAGGGAGGCACACCATGCATCTAGAGAAGTGGGGCTCGTGGCTCGTTGCTCTCGCATTGACTGGCAGCACCGGAGCATTGGCGGCGGATCCTCAGCCGGCGGCGCTGGCGGAGGTCGAAGCGCAGGTCCGGGCGCTGGGCGGCGAGGAGCACGTCGAGGCGGATCTGCTGGAGATCAAGTTCCGTGACGACCAGCTCATCCGGTTGCGCGATGGCATGCCCACGGACCTGGCGGGGCGCGGGCTGCGCGCGCCGGCGGCCTCGGTGCTGATGAAGGCGGTGTCGGGCGGCAAGTGGATGCGCTCCCACGAGGTGCCCGAGGAGGCGCTGGAGCGGCTCCAGGCCGAGGGCCTGAAGCGGACCGCCGAGCCCCAGCCGGACCTCAACCTGTACTTCCGCGTGCGGCTGCCCGCCGTCCTCGATGCCCAGCGCATCGCGGCGGCCTTCCGCGAGCTTCCCGAGGTGGAGGCCGTCTACCGCGTGCCCCGCCCGGTGGAGACGCCGCTGGCGCCGGACTACTACTCGATCAGCTCGGGCTCCTATCAGCAGTACCAGGACGAGGCGCCCGTGGGCATCGATGGGCGCTATGCCCAGACCGTGCCGGGGGCGCGTGGCACCGGTGTGAAGATCTGCGACATCGAGTACAGCTTCAACGCCGCGCACGTGGACCTGGGCACGGTGACGGTCATCGGCCCGGCGGGAGTGGATCCGTTCAGCAACGACAACCACGGCACCGCGGTGCTGGGGGTGTACGGCAGCCTTCCCAACGGCGAGGGCACCCTGGGCATCGCCCATGACGCGCAGAAGCTGTTCGCGTACGCCAACACGCGCTCCGGCGGCTACAACGTGGGCGCCGCCGTGACGACCTGCGCGGCCAACCTCGGCGCGGGCGATGTCATCGTCATCGAGCAGCAGCTGAGCGGGCCGCTGGGCGGCACGAACTACGTGCCCTCCGAGTGGTACAAGCCCTGGTACGACGCCATCAAGGCGGCGGTGGCGGCCAACAAGGTCGTCGTCGCGGCGGCGGGCAACGGCGGCCAGAACCTGGATGCGCCCATCTACTCCACGGGCAACGGCGGTCACTACCCGTTCCTGCCGCAGAACGACTCGGGCGCCATCATCGTGGGAGCCGGCCAGTCGCCCGTCTATGGCCCCAGCGCGCGCGCTGCCCACTCCTTCTCCAACTACGGCTCCACGGTGGATCTGCAGGGGTGGGGTGACCGGGTGACGACCACCGGCTACGGCGGCCTCTACAGCTCCGAGGGCGTCAACCGCTGGTACACCGGCACCTTCTCGGGCACCTCGAGCGCGACGCCCATCGTCGCGGGCGCGGTGGCCAGCGTCCAGGGCGCCTCCATCGCCGCGGGGCAGGGCGTGCTCAGCCCCAGCGCGATGCGCAGCCTCCTGCTGAGCACCGGCACGCCGCAGGCTGGCTCGAATCACATCGGCCCCTTGCCGAACCTGCGCCAGGCCCTGTCGGCCCTCTCCATCACCAACCTCTGGATCTCGCCCGAGAGCCCCGTGCGCCCCGCGGAGCCTTCCACCGCGCAGGCGGACTCGACCGCGGTCGCCGCGGGCAATGGCCTCTACCTCGTCGTCTGGTCGGACTTCACCTCGGGCGCCCCGGACATCCTCGCGGCTCGCGTGAAGGCCTCGGACGGCGCGCTGCTGGATACCACCCCCATCTTCATCGGCACGGCGCCGGGCGCCCAGGTCAACCCCGCCGTGACCTTCGACGGCACCCACTTCCTGGTGGTGTGGGAAGATCACCAGAGCCTCCCGCGCATCTTCGGCGCCCGCGTGAGGGCCGTGGATGGTGCCGTGGTGACGCCGCCCTTCCTGGTCAGCCAGACGCCCCCAGGGCCCTTCTCGCTGCCCCAGACCGACCCCGCCGTGGCCTTCGATGCGGCGAGCTCGAACTACCTGGTGACCTGGAGCAGCTTCTTCCATGAGAACGGGAGCGTGGGCTCCGGCATCCTGGGCATCCGCATCCAGGCCTCGAGCGGCGCGCTCGTCGAGCCGCAGAGCTTCCTGGTCGGCCGCGACGGCCGCGACGGCCGCGTCGCCTCCGCGAACGGCTCCTTCCTGGTGTCCTGGACGAGGGCAAGCAACATCGAGGCCGCGCGCGTCTCTGGCGCCTCGGGGAGCGTGCTGGATGCCACCCCCATCTCCCTGGCCGCGACGGCCGCCAACGAGCACAGCTCCGCAGTGGCCGCCCGTGAGGGTAGGGCCGCGGGTGACGGCGAGTTCCTGGTGGTCTGGACGGGAGCGGACAACACCCTGAGGGGCCGGCGGCTGCGGGCCTCGGACGGCGCCACGCTCGAGGCCTCGGACTTCGTGGTGGGGGCGGCGGCCGTCGTTCCCGCGTCGGTGACGTACGATGGGCAGGACTACCGGGTGGCCTGGCAGGGCACGCGGGATGGCGCGCGCAAGGTGCTGACCACGCGAGTGTCCGCCGATGGCGAGGTGGCCTCCGACGCGGAGGCCGCCCTCTCCGAGGTGTCTTCCTCCTCGAGGACGAAGCGGGTCGGCATCGCCGCGACGAGCGTGGGCCGTTTCCTGGCGACCTACCTGCAGCACCAGCCGACCGGGAACCTGCACCGCGCCCGCATGCGGCTCGCGAAGGCCCTGCCCGAGCCCGTGCCGTGCGAGTCGCTCACGCCGCTCCTGGTGCTCGATGGCAGGGCGGAGAGCACCCTGGAGTGCGGACCGGGCACCTACAGCGACGCGGGCGCCCGGGCGTTCGACGGCTGCGGCAACCCGATCCAGGTGCGCGCGTACAACGCGGGGAATGACTCGTCCGGTCCCGGCCCGCTGCTGGGGTCCGAGGGCAGCTACACGGTCTCGTACTCCGCCTGGGACGCCCAGGGGCAGACGGTGAGCGCCTCGCGCACGGTGAACGTGGAGGATCGGACCGCGCCGACGCTGGCGCTCCAAGGCCCGGCCTCCATGACGCACACGTGCGGCAGCCCGTGGGTGGACCCTGGCGTCCAGGCGCAGGATGCGTGCTACGGCAACGTCTCCACCTGGGGGTGGCACGTCGGCGAGGTGAACGGCTGGGCCGAGGGCACCTACACCGTGACGTACTTCGTGGCGGACGGTAGCGGCAACGCCTCCGCGCCGGTGACTCGCACCGTGGAAGTCATCGACTGCCCCTGGTAGTCACGCCTCGAGGTGACGAGCCGAGCTCGGAGCGCTTCACTTCGAGCGGCCCGGGCCGCGGAGAGTCGAGATGCGGCCTTGCTCTCCGACGGCCCAGAGTCCCTTGCCAGCAACGGCGCTGGAGACCGCGTGGAAGCCCGTGGAGTCCAGGGGCTTCCAGCTCTTGCCCCCATCCACGGACAGGTCCGTGCCGGAGGGCCCCACGGTGACGAGCGTCGGGCCCGGTGCCCCTCGGAGCTGCGCCACGCAGGAGCGATAGCCGGTGGGCCGCGCACCGGTGGGCGTGCTCCAGGTCCGGCCTCCGTCGCGGGTGAGGGCCACGTTGCCGCTCGGGTCTTCCGGGCGGCGGTAGTTGCCTCCGACGGCGATGCCCTCGCGCTCGTTCCAGAAGAGCAGCGAGAAGACTCCCGCGCCCTCGCCGGTGGCCAGCGGCGTGGTCGCCACGGCCCAGGTGCGGCCCCGATCCGACGAGTAGAGCACTCGCGCCGCCGGGCCTCCCAGTCCAAACCAGACATGGCGCTCGCCGTACACGGCGATGCTCGTGCCGCTGGCGGCAAAGCCTCCCTCGCCCGGTAGCGCCGCGGGGAGGGCCTCGGCCGGGACGGGCGTCCAGTTCGCGCCCCCGTCCGAAGTCACCACCAGCAGGAAGCGGCCATCCACCGGATCGCTGAAGGCAATGCCATTGCGCTCATCCCAGAAGGCCATCGCGTCGAAGAATGCCTTGGGATGGCGGTTGGTGAACTGCAGCGTCCAGTGCTCGCCGCCGTCCACCGTCTTGTAGATGCGAGACTTCTCGCCCTCGCCGATGGCGAGCAGATACGCCGTGCTGGCGCTGAAGGCATCCACGTCGCGGAAGTCGAGCTCGCCGGCTCCTGGCACGGTGCCGGCCTTCCACGTCTTTCCTCCATCCGTCGTCCGGACGAAGGTCCCCTTGTCGCCGCTGGCCCACGCCACGCGCTCATCGACGGCGCTGACTCCCCGCAGGCGCACAGGGGTTCCACTCGTCTGGGGTTCCCAGGGCACGCCCGTGCCTCCCAGCGTCAGCCATGCCACGAGCCACACCGCTCCGGTCGTCATGTGTCCTCCACGCGGGCGCCAGGGTAGCTTGCTTCAGGGGCAGTTCACGACGTTCACCGTGTAGATGCTCCCCTCGATGTGGAAGGCGCCAGATTCATCAATCGGTCCGCAAGCACTCAATGCGAGTGCAAGGCCAACGAGAGCGCGGCGGAGAGGGAATGGACTCGACTGCGGCGTGGCAAGGATGTGTCGCAAGGTGAAGCCTCCAGTCAGAGGGTGAGAGGATTATGACTGGCGGCGATGCAAAGAGAAATACGAATTGACGTCAGTTTTTGAGATAGTGATTGCCTTGCAAAGATAGATAGTGTCTGCAATTGATTGGGCCCTGAATCGCACTCGCCTTGGAAAGATGGGCCGTGTCTGCAATTCATTGGGGCCGCGGCTCGGGAGTCCTGGGAGCCGTCCGGTGGAGTCCGGAGCTGTAGGCACTCAGGGCCCCTGCTGCGCTGCTCGACCACCAGAAGGTGCGGATTCTACGAGTCTCTCCTCGGGCACTCGAGGCTCTCTCGGAGAGCCGGCGCAACCAGAGGAGGCTTCAGCACTTGCGTACTTCTACTTCCGAGCGACGTTGAGACCGCGAGCTGACCCGACTGCTCGGCACCTGGTGAAGGGCTCGCGGCCGACGGCGGCGCTACCACAACAGCTCGACTACGACTGCACCGGGCCTTCAGGGAACTCCTCGAAGGACTCAGGGTACATCCTGCAAGCGGCATTGGCGGTCTGAGTGAGTGACATGGCGGTTCCTCCTGGGGAAAGGGCCGTGTGTTCCCGCCCTCAGGGAAATAGAAGCAAAACCCGTCCACCCGGTCAATGTGTTTTCTTATCTCGTGATACTACCCCCCAGATCTCTGGACCGACAGTGTGGAACGCTATTTTGCAATCAAGACCAACTGTGGGTTTGGCGCCCTTCACCCGACGTGCACGTACGTTGTATCACCTCGGATCGAGCATGAATGAGCCCGACTCAGACCACGAAGAGCGGTCTCGCCCCTCTTCGATCCTGTCCGCCGAACGCTTCTGGTGGGTCCTCGCGGCGCTCACCTGCGTGACGGTGGGGCTGCCCATGCTGTTCGTCAAGGCGCCCGTCGAGCACACCCTCGTCGCGTGGCTGGTCGTGGTCCTGGTGTACCTCGGCCTCCTTCTCCTATTCGGCAGACGCTTCGTCCTTGAGGGCGCGATCCTTGCGTTCCTGCTCGCGGTGATCGTCGCCCGGGTGCTCCACGTCGTTCACGGAGTGCTGAAGGCCTCTTCCTGAGTGCTTAGTATCCGCGCTCCCAAGGAGGGGACCATGACGAAGCCCTACAAGCCGGAAGGCTATGCGAGCGTGTCGGTGTACCTGATGGCCAACGGCGCTCAGCGCGTCATCGACTTCTTGAAGAAGACCTTCGATGCCCAGGAGCTGCGCCGGTACGACGCGCCCAACGGCACGATCATGCACGCCGAGGTCCGCATCGATGACACGGTGGTGATGATCTCGGACGGGGGAGGGCCGTATCCCGCCTTCCCCGTCTGGCTCCACGTCTACGTGCCGGACGTGGACGCCACCTACCAGCGGGCCCTGGCCGCGGGCGGAGTCTCCGTCCAGGAGCCGGTCCAGAAGGGCGATCCGGACCGGCGCGGAGGCGTGAAGGATCCCGCCGGCAATACGTGGTGGATCTCCACCCAGGTCGGCTGAGCCAGGGCGAGGGCATGCCCGTCAGTCGGCGGGCGCGGCGCCTGGGCCGGACGCTCAGTAGACGCGGACGTTGTCGATGCCCGCGCCGAAGAAGGTCCCGTCGTTGGCGTCCAGCGAGGCGAAGCCCACCGCGGTGAGCGGGCTGTTGGCGACGAACGAGAAGGTGTGGGTCTGCCAGGGCGTCATGAAGTAGGCCGGCGTGCCCTGCGTGCTGACGGAGTGGCTGGACACGGCCACGCCGTTGACCCCCACCCAGAAGCTGGAGACAGCCCCGGTGCCCGCCGACAGCGCCGCGTAGTTGAACGTCACCGTGTAGGTCCGGCCCACCACGGTCGGGAACGTCTGCGTCGCGGCGCCGTTGCCGTAGTTGTAGTAGCCGTTCTTGAGCGACAGCCACTGGCTGCCCTCGCTGGCCAGCGCGGTGTTGGTCCCGAAGGCGTGCGAGCGCACCAGCGTCACGCCGTAGCCCACGTCCGTCCACCCCTTCAGCGCGCCGGTGACGGTGCCGCCGCCGTTGCGCACGGCCGGGATGCCGACGGAGGTGCTGATGCGCTGGGCCTCGAAGCCCGAGTTCACCAGCAGGCCCACGCCCGTGGAGCCGGTGGCGAACTGCTTGTAGGCGTGGGCGAAGCGACTGCCGAGCTCCACGGTGCCGGCGGTGTCGTAGTGCAGGTCATCCGCGTTGCGCGACAGATCATCGGTGAGCACCAGCGCCGCGCGTGGATCCGCCTTGGCCACGGCGACCTGGGCGGCCTGGACGTTGCTCCAGTACGCGGCATACCCCGAGGGGTTCACCTGGCCCATGATGAAGGGCAGGCTCGGCTGGCCGTAGCCGGTGCGCGCCAGGGAGATGAACTCCTGGAGCCGCGTCTGGTAGGCCGCCGAGCTCTCCTGGGTGGTGCCGTCCGTCTCTCCCTGCATCCAGAAGAAGGCGGAGAGGCGCCCCGTGTCCCCCAGCGCCGAGGGCATCCAGTAGGCCGCGGTGTGGTACCGGGTGAAGAGCTGATGGGCGAGCTCGTTGCTTGCCGGGGCCCAGTCCTGGCCGGGGGAGGGGGCGAGGCTGGTGGCGCCCACCGCGTGCTTGACGACGGCAACGCGCGGGTAGCCCAGGGTGTCGGCGATGTCCTTGCCGGCGCTCAGCTCCGGCCCGAAGGCGCTGCCCGTGTAGAGCACGTTCACCAGCTCCGTGGGCGCCTGCATGTCGTTCCAGCTGGGGTAGAGGACGGAGGAGTTCGGTCCCCAGAACTTCACCTTCGTCTGCGCGCCAGCGTACGCCGCCAGGGGCCCCGTCAGCTGGGAAGAGGTGGCCGCGTAGCCGACCATGTTCGACTGGCCAGCGAAGATGAACACCGGGATCTCCGCCCCCGCGTCGGTGGGAACGGCGGCTCCCAGCAGGGTGGACAGGAAGGCGACGGCAGCACGCATCGGAGTGGCTGGCTTCATGGTCGGACGTCCTCGTTGGAGCAAGGCTGGACACCGGAGGGCTCATCCCTCCGCGTCAGCATGCGGGCGTCCGTGTAGCTGGACCGGCCGGGTGAGGCTGTGAGCGGCTTCTCTCGGAAGCAGTGAGCGCGTTCACAGACAGGGGCCGAGCGGGCGCTGGCCCCTCGAGTCGCCTGGGCGGTACCTCATGTTACCGCGCTTCATTCCCCTTCCAGGTCTCGTTTCAGCTTCGAGAGCAGGTCCACCGCCGCGGTGGCGTACGAGGAGATCCACCGGTCGTGGATCTCCTTGAAGGGGGCCGCGTTCAGGTAGTTCCACCGCTTGCGCCCCTCGCGCACGGGGATGATCAGCTCCGCCTTCTCGAGCACCCCCAGGTGCTGCATCACCGTGCAGCGGTCCAGGGCCGCCTCGAAGTGCTCGCACAATTCCCCGGTGGTGCGCGGCCCTTCCTTCAGGAGATCCAGGATCTCCCGCCGCCGCGAGTCCGCCAGTGCCTTGAACAGGAGATCGTCCCGGGCCGCCCTTGACATGTTATAAATCTATAACATATCCATGGGTAGAACCCAAACGGAAGGCGAGCCCCATGGAGCCCAAGTTCCAGGTACAGCTGAAGATCCAGAAGCCGGTCGCGGAGGTCTTCGAAGCCGTCGTCAATCCCAAGAAGCTCAGCGGCTACTTCGTCCAGCAGGCGAGCGCGCCGCTGGTCGAGGGCACCACCGTCAAGTGGAGCTTCATGGAAGTGCCGGGCGAGTTCGATGTCATCGTCCGCCAGGTCATCAAGGACGAGCGCATCGTCTTCGAGTGGCCGGCCGACGACAGCTACAACACCCGGGTGGTGATGGTCTTCAAGCCGATCGATCCCAGGAACACGATGGTGCAGATCAGCGAGTCCGGCTGGAAGGCTGACGACAAGGGGATCGAGGCCTCATACGGCAACGCCGGCGGGTGGATGCACATGATGATGTGCCTCAAGGCCTACCTCGAGCACGGCATCA
The sequence above is drawn from the Hyalangium gracile genome and encodes:
- a CDS encoding ArsR/SmtB family transcription factor, translated to MSRAARDDLLFKALADSRRREILDLLKEGPRTTGELCEHFEAALDRCTVMQHLGVLEKAELIIPVREGRKRWNYLNAAPFKEIHDRWISSYATAAVDLLSKLKRDLEGE
- a CDS encoding SRPBCC domain-containing protein, whose product is MEPKFQVQLKIQKPVAEVFEAVVNPKKLSGYFVQQASAPLVEGTTVKWSFMEVPGEFDVIVRQVIKDERIVFEWPADDSYNTRVVMVFKPIDPRNTMVQISESGWKADDKGIEASYGNAGGWMHMMMCLKAYLEHGINLRAGGAF